One genomic window of Carassius auratus strain Wakin chromosome 14, ASM336829v1, whole genome shotgun sequence includes the following:
- the LOC113113998 gene encoding CCR4-NOT transcription complex subunit 7 isoform X1, translated as MPAATVDHSQRICEVWASNLDEEMKRIRQVTRKFNYIAMDTEFPGVVARPIGEFRSNADYQYQLLRCNVDLLKIIQLGLTFMNEQGEYPPGTSTWQFNFKFNLTEDMYAQDSIELLTSSGIQFKKHEEEGIETLYFAELLMTSGVVLCEGVKWLSFHSGYDFGYLIKILSNSKLPDEEVDFFEILRLFFPIIYDVKYLMKSCKNLKGGLQEVAEQLELERIGPQHQAGSDSLLTGMAFFKMREMFFEDHIDDAKYCGHLYGLGSGSSYVQNGTGNAYEEEANKHQS; from the exons ATGCCCGCAGCCACTGTGGATCATAGTCAAAGAATATGTGAGGTTTGGGCCAGCAACCTGGATGAGGAGATGAAGAGGATTCGACAGGTGACCCGAAAATTCAACTATATTGCAATG GACACAGAGTTTCCAGGTGTAGTTGCAAGACCGATCGGTGAATTTAGAAGCAATGCTGATTACCAGTACCAGCTGCTGCGGTGTAATGTTGACCTGTTGAAGATCATCCAGCTTGGCCTTACATTTATGAACGAACAGGGGGAATACCCTCCAGGGACGTCGACGTGGCAGTTCAACTTCAAATTTAACCTCAC GGAAGATATGTATGCACAGGATTCCATTGAGTTGCTCACCTCGTCAGGTATCCAGTTTAAGAAGCATGAGGAAGAGGGTATTGAGACACTGTACTTTGCTGAGCTGCTTATGACCTCAGGTGTGGTGCTTTGTGAGGGGGTCAAGTGGCTCTCATTCCATAG TGGCTATGACTTTGGGTACCTGATTAAAATTTTGTCCAACTCAAAATTGCCAGATGAAGAGGTTGACTTCTTCGAGATTCTTCGTTTATTTTTTCCCATCATTTATGATGTGAAATACCTCATGAAGAGCTGTAAGAACTTGAAG GGCGGTCTGCAGGAGGTAGCAGAGCAGCTTGAGCTGGAGAGAATTGGACCTCAGCATCAGGCAGGCTCTGACTCACTCCTCACAGGAATGGCTTTCTTCAAGATGAGAGAG ATGTTTTTTGAGGATCACATTGATGATGCAAAGTATTGTGGTCACTTGTATGGACTGGGTTCAGGTTCATCGTATGTCCAGAATGGCACCGGAAACGCTTATGAGGAGGAGGCAAACAAGCATCAGTCGTGA
- the LOC113113998 gene encoding CCR4-NOT transcription complex subunit 7 isoform X2 has translation MKAGHYTNGTVFCREDMYAQDSIELLTSSGIQFKKHEEEGIETLYFAELLMTSGVVLCEGVKWLSFHSGYDFGYLIKILSNSKLPDEEVDFFEILRLFFPIIYDVKYLMKSCKNLKGGLQEVAEQLELERIGPQHQAGSDSLLTGMAFFKMREMFFEDHIDDAKYCGHLYGLGSGSSYVQNGTGNAYEEEANKHQS, from the exons ATGAAAGCTGGACATTACACCAACGGTACTGTCTTTTGCAGGGAAGATATGTATGCACAGGATTCCATTGAGTTGCTCACCTCGTCAGGTATCCAGTTTAAGAAGCATGAGGAAGAGGGTATTGAGACACTGTACTTTGCTGAGCTGCTTATGACCTCAGGTGTGGTGCTTTGTGAGGGGGTCAAGTGGCTCTCATTCCATAG TGGCTATGACTTTGGGTACCTGATTAAAATTTTGTCCAACTCAAAATTGCCAGATGAAGAGGTTGACTTCTTCGAGATTCTTCGTTTATTTTTTCCCATCATTTATGATGTGAAATACCTCATGAAGAGCTGTAAGAACTTGAAG GGCGGTCTGCAGGAGGTAGCAGAGCAGCTTGAGCTGGAGAGAATTGGACCTCAGCATCAGGCAGGCTCTGACTCACTCCTCACAGGAATGGCTTTCTTCAAGATGAGAGAG ATGTTTTTTGAGGATCACATTGATGATGCAAAGTATTGTGGTCACTTGTATGGACTGGGTTCAGGTTCATCGTATGTCCAGAATGGCACCGGAAACGCTTATGAGGAGGAGGCAAACAAGCATCAGTCGTGA
- the LOC113113999 gene encoding palmitoyltransferase ZDHHC2-like isoform X2: protein MAPSGSRSVDCWRVLYWIPVLFISLIVAWSYYAYVVQLCIDTIENIGEKIVYLLVYHVLFIMFVWSYWQTIFTKPMNPLKEFHLSHSDKELLEREDRRESQQEILRRIAKDLPIYTRTMSGAIRYCDHCLLLKPDRCHHCSACDMCILKMDHHCPWVNNCVGFANYKFFMLFLAYSLLYCLFVTATDLQYFIQFWTNGLPDTQAKFHIMFLFFAASMFSVSLAFLFAYHCWLVCKNRSTLEAFRAPTFQHGPDKDGFSLGTSKNFRQVFGDEKKCWLLPVFSSLGDGCSYPTCLVNADPEQPSSPSGRNPSIKSAGESHQFPPKPLRESQSRLLNNGQSEGSEDKDKRGTNNPALTIEKET from the exons ATGGCGCCGTCGGGTTCGCGTAGCGTTGACTGCTGGAGAGTTTTATACTGGATCCCTGTGCTGTTCATCAGTCTGATCGTGGCATGGTCCTACTACGCTTATGTAGTGCAGCTCTGCATAG ATACTATTGAAAACATTGGAGAGAAAA taGTTTACCTCCTGGTATATCATGTGCTTTTCATCATGTTTGTGTGGTCATACTGGCAAACCATCTTCACAAAACCTATGAACCCACTCAAAGAG TTTCACCTGTCACATTCTGACAAAGAGCTATTAGAGCGTGAAGATCGGAGAGAATCTCAGCAGGAGATCTTGAGGAGAATTGCTAAGGATTTGCCCATTTACACACGCACAATGTCTGGAG CTATCCGCTACTGTGATCACTGTCTGCTGCTGAAGCCTGATCGATGTCATCATTGCTCAGCCTGTGATAT GTGCATTTTAAAGATGGATCACCATTGTCCATG GGTAAACAATTGCGTGGGCTTCGCCAACTACAAGTTTTTCATGCTCTTCCTAGCATATTCTTTGTTGTACTGCCTCTTCGTCACTGCCACCGACTTGCAGTATTTCATTCAGTTCTGGACT AATGGTCTGCCTGACACCCAAGCCAAGTTTCACATCATGTTCCTGTTTTTCGCTGCCTCCATGTTCTCAGTGAGCCTAGCGTTTTTGTTTGCTTATCACTGCTGGCTTGTCTGCAAGAACAGATCCACCTTGG AGGCTTTCAGAGCTCCTACATTCCAGCACGGACCAGACAAGGATGGCTTCAGTTTAGGAACAAGCAAGAACTTTCGCCAGGTGTTTGGAGATGAAAAGAAATGCTGGCTGTTGCCTGTTTTTTCAAG TCTGGGCGATGGCTGTTCATACCCTACATGTCTAGTGAACGCAGACCCCGAACAACCCTCCTCACCCTCTGGACGCAACCCttcaatcaaaag TGCTGGAGAATCCCATCAGTTTCCACCTAAACCTCTGCGAGAGTCTCAGAGCCGACTGCTGAATAACGGACAGTCAGAGGGAAGTGAAGACAAAGACAAGCGAG GTACGAACAACCCAGCCTTGACTATTGAGAAGGAAACTTAG
- the LOC113113999 gene encoding palmitoyltransferase ZDHHC2-like isoform X1: MAPSGSRSVDCWRVLYWIPVLFISLIVAWSYYAYVVQLCIDTIENIGEKIVYLLVYHVLFIMFVWSYWQTIFTKPMNPLKEFHLSHSDKELLEREDRRESQQEILRRIAKDLPIYTRTMSGAIRYCDHCLLLKPDRCHHCSACDMCILKMDHHCPWVNNCVGFANYKFFMLFLAYSLLYCLFVTATDLQYFIQFWTVDGKTHDRLIQYLNGLPDTQAKFHIMFLFFAASMFSVSLAFLFAYHCWLVCKNRSTLEAFRAPTFQHGPDKDGFSLGTSKNFRQVFGDEKKCWLLPVFSSLGDGCSYPTCLVNADPEQPSSPSGRNPSIKSAGESHQFPPKPLRESQSRLLNNGQSEGSEDKDKRGTNNPALTIEKET, translated from the exons ATGGCGCCGTCGGGTTCGCGTAGCGTTGACTGCTGGAGAGTTTTATACTGGATCCCTGTGCTGTTCATCAGTCTGATCGTGGCATGGTCCTACTACGCTTATGTAGTGCAGCTCTGCATAG ATACTATTGAAAACATTGGAGAGAAAA taGTTTACCTCCTGGTATATCATGTGCTTTTCATCATGTTTGTGTGGTCATACTGGCAAACCATCTTCACAAAACCTATGAACCCACTCAAAGAG TTTCACCTGTCACATTCTGACAAAGAGCTATTAGAGCGTGAAGATCGGAGAGAATCTCAGCAGGAGATCTTGAGGAGAATTGCTAAGGATTTGCCCATTTACACACGCACAATGTCTGGAG CTATCCGCTACTGTGATCACTGTCTGCTGCTGAAGCCTGATCGATGTCATCATTGCTCAGCCTGTGATAT GTGCATTTTAAAGATGGATCACCATTGTCCATG GGTAAACAATTGCGTGGGCTTCGCCAACTACAAGTTTTTCATGCTCTTCCTAGCATATTCTTTGTTGTACTGCCTCTTCGTCACTGCCACCGACTTGCAGTATTTCATTCAGTTCTGGACT gttGATGGTAAAACACACGATCGTCTAATCCAATATTTG AATGGTCTGCCTGACACCCAAGCCAAGTTTCACATCATGTTCCTGTTTTTCGCTGCCTCCATGTTCTCAGTGAGCCTAGCGTTTTTGTTTGCTTATCACTGCTGGCTTGTCTGCAAGAACAGATCCACCTTGG AGGCTTTCAGAGCTCCTACATTCCAGCACGGACCAGACAAGGATGGCTTCAGTTTAGGAACAAGCAAGAACTTTCGCCAGGTGTTTGGAGATGAAAAGAAATGCTGGCTGTTGCCTGTTTTTTCAAG TCTGGGCGATGGCTGTTCATACCCTACATGTCTAGTGAACGCAGACCCCGAACAACCCTCCTCACCCTCTGGACGCAACCCttcaatcaaaag TGCTGGAGAATCCCATCAGTTTCCACCTAAACCTCTGCGAGAGTCTCAGAGCCGACTGCTGAATAACGGACAGTCAGAGGGAAGTGAAGACAAAGACAAGCGAG GTACGAACAACCCAGCCTTGACTATTGAGAAGGAAACTTAG